The Malus sylvestris chromosome 3, drMalSylv7.2, whole genome shotgun sequence genomic sequence TTCACCAACAAAAATCTACTCATACTTATacactagtaaaaaaaattccttGCACGTCGAAACACATATCGACGTGCAAAGTGACTTTGTGGGCGAAATTTTAGACTTTGTCgtatgtttaaaaaaataaaaataaaatttatttttcaaaaactttGCGTGACGAAATCCAAATATTTCGTCGCCTAAacccaatttattttcttttttatttaattttatattttaaattgtaaaataaattattttttgtagtttttattattttttaaaaactttgtGCGACAAATATTAATATTTCGTCGCCTAAATCCTAtgtattttatttgtatttaatttatattttatattgttaacctaaattattttctttattttttattattttctttgtgcGACGAATCAACATTCATCGCCTAAACcctatttatttcattttatgtaagatcccacatcgatcaacggagagggggtgatatgccttatatgtacatgctcccctcCCTGTAGCACAAAGCCTTTTGGGGACTCATTGGCTTCAGATTTcacggaactccgaagttaagtaaGTTCAGGCcaaagcaatcccatgatgggtaacccactggaaagttctcatctgagttcccagaaacaaaatcgtgagggcgtggccgaggctcaaagcggacaatatcatgctacggcggagccggtctgggatgtgacattttacatatattttaaattgtaaaataaaattattttcttttttattattttttaaaaactttgcgTGACGAATACTAATATTTCGTTGCATAAACcctgtttattttatttttgatttaattttatattttaaattgtataataaaatttatttctataaattttgcACGACGAACCAATATTTCATTGCAAAATAGTTAAATTTGGGCGGGTGCCGAAAATGGGACTCaggaaatttaatttttaaattttttaaactttgCGCGACCAATATTTCATCgcgcaaaaccctaaaaattggAGTGGGCGCCAAAAATGGGGCAAgggaatttttaaaaaaaatttaagactTTCCGCAACCAATCTTTCATCGCGCAAAGTGATACggtttttaaaaccaaaataactcctCCACAATTTTCTCAATCTATATCTCTAGTTCTCTTAcctctcttctctttccctctcccCAAATCCGACTCCCTATCTCACACTCAATCTCTCCCCTCTCTAACTctatctctcactctcactatctcttctcactctctcacactctctcctcTTTCCCTATCTCTCACTTACTCCTCTCTCCCtatctctcactcactctcaatcttgccaaaaggtattttctctctaaattttaatttatttttcattaatatgtgtttttggagtCAATTTTGGGTTTGGGTGAGGTTTGGGGTCGGGTATAGGGTGAGGGGTGGAGTTTGGGGTATGCCAATTTTAGGGGAGGTTATGCCCATTTtttagtattattttattttatttatttttttatttgaccatgtttgtttttcttttttttgtaggGAATCGTCAGGACTTTGACGGTGAATGTTAAGGAGTTGAGGATTATGATGCAATCAAACTACACTATATCCCCGCCACCCCCACCACAATAGACTTCTattaggattttattattgtaatttgttaatttatgtacATTTTTAATGAAATGTATATTATGGATAATttgatcactatttttcatatgtaattttattttgaatatgtcaATTGAAATTAaagcaattaaaaaaataaagccatccaattaaattaaatttaaaaagtaaaaattcaaaaaaattttTGCTACCAAATATTTCGTCGTGCAAAAAAttactataattaaattaaataataaaaataataaaacaaaacttcaatttaattaaataaaaaaaaaaaactttcgtCACGCAAAATCTTACGCTACCAaatatttcgtcgcgcaaaatcctaaattaaataaaaaaatcaaaaataaaaactttgcgTGACGAAATATTTTGTTGCACAAAGTACCTTCGCGCGACAAAGATTAATTTTCATCGCGCAAACCCTATCACCACGAGTTTTGCACGACGAACCATGCGCACCAAAAAATTCGTCGCGCAAGGTCTTGAGTGATGAAATCTTATTGCGCAACAAATcttatttcgtcgcgcaaagtgtttttttgtagtagtgataACACATAGACAGTCACACCACCTAACGAGGTAACACCACACTAGCTTCCTATATCCTTTGTTTCTAGTTATTTACTTACAATTAGTTATGATTTGTAAACGACGCGTTATAAAaggttttatttttatcaatctAAAGTTCGTGCCAATAGTTTTTTGCATCTGCGGACGGCTTGGTGAGTCGTAGCTAAACATGGCATCCGTTCTTTTGAAGTATGCATTGCAGTGGATTAAATCCATCAAATTGAAAAATGACAAGTCTTTTAAACTTGAATTtctatttctttgttaaataattcaaaatagttttcatttctttttactCGGAAAATTTAAGGAGAGATGAATAACCTAGGGATGTCGACATGTTCGACAATTGGCAAGTTCCAGTTCATCCTCAACCcataaaaattcaaacttaGTTTCAAGGTCAATGGTGGTCTTCCATTAGTTTCAAGGTCAATGGTGGTCCTCCATCTCCCTTAAGCTTATAGAGATATCTGTGGTTTCTGACCATTACAGACTCctgaattatttaaaataactgaTGGAAGGAATTATATTTACCATATAAATTGACCTAGCTAAtggtaattttcttttgttcaaatttttaaaattatttttagggttttagattttttatgttgtattttGACTTGTTGGTTCCAGTTTGAGCCGTTATTTCTATTGGTTTTCGAGTTTGTAAATTATATTAGGACTATGATTTTTAAGCCAAGTTCTGATTTTGTTTAACTTTCATCTATCTTATGGCATTCATTGAGCTCGTATAATAATTTGTTGCGTGGTATCAGGATTAATGGGCTGGTGAGGTAATGGCTTCATATGTTTGGGGTTTTTCAAGATTTGATTTAAGTTTCTTAATTTCTCTTGTTTAGTTACGCAGGATGCATCTTATTCAATCTCCTTGTACTATTTTCTGATTTAACGGTGCACTTTtctggacttggattctctgccctcccatttcgatgcccttcccgtgccctcctattttgtgtggtcacggttaatccatgctaacattttatattgttttttataaaaataataagacaaaaaaaaatagtaatataaaatattgacgtggcttaaccatgaccacacaaacaggagggcacggagaGGGCACCGAATTGGGAGGGCAAAGAATCCAAGTCCCACTTTTCTTGATGATACTCATTGCTAATATGTTTGGTGAATTGCCATCACTTTCTGTATTTCACGGATTGAATAACTTACGCTGATATGTCACCGTAATGATATCCCAAGTCATTTACAGTcgagcattttaattttttttatgcaatAATATGTGACTCGGTCATCACTTTCTGCATTTTCTGCAGACTCCGTAAAAATTCTGGTCAGAAGTAGTAATGTTTTAAGCCAACAGAAGTAGAGAAAAAAACCGATGCTTTTACTAAAGAGGGACATCAAAGTTTTTGTAAATTGTGATGCCGTAAGTCTCTTTAGCTACAGAGAATAACCGATGCCTTTTCTAtgcgatatatatatatatatatatattatgtagcATCACCTCCAACCGGTAGAGATACAAGAAAGGCAATACAATTTCATTAATTGTTGCTAAAGACCAATTTTTATGTAGTGTCACTTTTAAGTGGTTGGTTCCTTATATATAGTTGTTTTTTGCACGTGAAAGACACGAATATGTAATATGTGACTaatctgaaaaaaaatgaatggcTTTTATTTGTACTTCTGTGTGTGGACGACTAACATAGCTGAACACCATATTATTCACtccaaagtatgcatgcaatcgaTAAAATTGATTAAAATATACATGTGTATATGGGTTAATTAGGAATGTTGAATTGAGAGAATTGACAATTGGCAAGTCCCAGCTCATCTCTATCCAGAAAATTCAAACGATGTTATTggggaccaggatcctctcctgagttaaggatgaggatcctcctcatcaatgagtgtgggccgttggatgaaaatccaacggctacaaacagagaGGTTCctttaaatttataataattgtaaccgttcgATTTTCATCCAATGGCCCACATCActtgatgaggaggatcctAATCCTTAGCTCATGAGAGAATCCTGGTCCGTTATTGGGTAGACCGAGGTTCTATATCGAATATTTTTACTATATTAACGAATGCATGCTATAAAATCCTTGTCCTATATAATCCTCCTCTCTGTTCTCGTTTCTGAATTCTGACCAATAGAAGACTCCCGAATTAACTTAATAAATCCTATCAAAATATCGGAAAGATGCTTTGTGAGAATCTCGAGAATTCTTTAATCATATATGTTCATTGTGCAGttagtttatttttttaggtaatgtttatatttaattttaaatcattacaataatttttaaccgtaaaatatacgatgaacggatatgattgaagaattttcaaaattctcacaaaaaagTCCGAAAAAGATAGTACGTACTGTGCATTACaagaacccagaaaaaaaaaaagaaaaaaaaagcatgcTCCACCAACTTTCCGACACACACTGAACcctaagggcaatttcgtcttTCCATTCCTACATGGCCCCATAGCGGTCTATGCCATTTCTCTATAAAACCCACCCAAAACCCTTCACGTTTTCTCACACACATTTAATTTATCCAGAAAACCAAAGGAAATGGCTGTCTCCCGCTCTCACTTCCACTCCCTTCCACTCCTCTCCGCCACCACATTCCTCATCCTCGCTGCCGTCGTTCACGCCACTCACCCTCAACCCTCCATCCTCACTCTCGTCAACAACTGCCCCTTCCCCATCTGGCCCGCCATCCAGCCCAACTCCGGCCACCCCGTCCTCGAGCGGGGCGGCTTCTTCCTCAACGCCCTCACCCACCGCTCCTTCCCCGCTCCCACCCAGCCCTGGTCCGGGCGCATCTGGGCCCGCACCCACTGCACCCAAAACGGACCTCACCTCTCCTGCCTCACCGGAGACTGCGGCGGCCGCCTCGAGTGCAACGGAGCCGGCGGCGCCACCCCCTCCACCCTCGCCCAGATCAGCCTCCACCACGGCGGCCCCGCCGACCTCTTCTCCTACGGCGTCAGCCTCGTCGACGGCTTCAACGTCCCCCTCACCGTCACTCCCCACGAGGGCCACGGCGTCTGCCCCGTCGTCGGTTGCAAGGCCAACCTGCTCGCCACGTGTCCCGACCGACTGAAGGTGACGTCACCGAAGGGCGTCGTGGCTTGCAAGAGCGCGTGCGAGGCGTTCGGCACCGACGAGTTGTGCTGTCGGAACCACTACAACAGCCCCCAGACGTGTCGGGCTTCGGGCTACTCGCAGTTCTTCAAGCAAGCTTGTCCCACCACCTTCACGTTCGCCCACGACAGCCCCACGCTAATGCACCAGTGCTCGTCGCCACGCGAGCTCAAGGTGATCTTCTGTCACTAGACAGCGAGAGAGAAGGATGATTCCAACTTCCAAGTAGTTCAACTTGGAGTTGAGTCGGCGTctaggtttttaattatttaaataaagttAGGATTTAATGGGGGGAAAATATTggagaaaaaaagaaggaaaataggTCTAATTAGTGCAGTTGAATTAAGGTAATGTGTGTTATGGGGTTACCCTAGAAAAAAATGTGTATTATGGGGCGTATGTGGATGGTTTGGTTGTGTAATTTGTGTAATGTTAATGGATGGTTACGTAATGGAAGTGTTTTAAACAGACTATCTCTGCCACTTAGTAtttctcacttataaatgacaaattttaaattcgattctcgttaaatacaaatttgaaatttgaactaCATCGTTTTAAAAAAAGAAGCCATAATATCTCTTGctttgttgttttattttttatggtaaAAAAAGTGTTGGCAcaagaaaacagaaagaaaataattgagggagtcttttattttattttttcttctgtttttctctctaaaaaacAAGGCACAGTAATCCTGATCGTTCAAATAGTAGGAAATATAAGGCAAGGAAAAGAGTGTCTTGCTCCATCTTAAGGATTTTATtgaggaaaataaaaatctttgtGATCCGATAAAAGAGAAAACCTAGTTAAATAGAAAAGGTCCGAATATTTTATTGAGGAAATTATTGTTAAACATAACGCGCGATAGACTTCATATAGATATAGGTAAAAGAATACAAGTTCTGCATTA encodes the following:
- the LOC126614683 gene encoding osmotin-like protein, translating into MAVSRSHFHSLPLLSATTFLILAAVVHATHPQPSILTLVNNCPFPIWPAIQPNSGHPVLERGGFFLNALTHRSFPAPTQPWSGRIWARTHCTQNGPHLSCLTGDCGGRLECNGAGGATPSTLAQISLHHGGPADLFSYGVSLVDGFNVPLTVTPHEGHGVCPVVGCKANLLATCPDRLKVTSPKGVVACKSACEAFGTDELCCRNHYNSPQTCRASGYSQFFKQACPTTFTFAHDSPTLMHQCSSPRELKVIFCH